In Thermospira aquatica, the following proteins share a genomic window:
- a CDS encoding alkaline phosphatase, which translates to MKRLFSFVGLFLVVGWFWGYKLPELPTKVKPVKNVIILIPDGMSMGGYTLARWYKNGAPLAMDDMACGLVRTYSSDAVIADSAPAATAYACGVKAVTKNIGVMPQKAGMPGVPAIVRGEENRPIANVFEAARLIGKSTGLVFTCEAPHATPAAYSAHSPDRKLYDDILEQQVYTGLDVVFGGGWKFMTSETRQDKENLLAIVQSNYIYISNRAQLLALRPGKKVWGMFAPVDLPYEIDRDKEKDPSLAEMTAKAIEVLSANPKGFVLMVEGSKIDWAAHANDPVALIHDILAFDEAVRTAKEFAQKDKNTVVIVLTDHGNGGITIGNSSSDNSYDKLKIHDVFRFIKSAKTSGENLKNLIASNSSPKEIRKTVASYYGIPDLSDEEVQEIQKASTKGSPSLSYIVGPMLSKRSYIGWTTHGHTGEDVPLFIYSPRNDHPTGTLENTQIAVLTANYLRVSLSETTRRLFVEAIPEFEKKGASVETDTTDPNNPVLTVKKGNTTLRFPVNKNIAFINNQTVTLPGVTVYINKKWYLSQDGLNLLK; encoded by the coding sequence ATGAAAAGACTTTTCTCTTTTGTTGGGTTGTTTCTGGTGGTGGGATGGTTCTGGGGATACAAGCTTCCAGAACTTCCCACAAAGGTAAAACCGGTGAAGAATGTGATTATTCTCATTCCGGATGGGATGAGCATGGGTGGATACACTCTTGCTCGCTGGTACAAAAATGGAGCCCCCCTCGCCATGGATGATATGGCTTGCGGACTGGTACGAACCTACTCTTCGGATGCGGTTATCGCCGACTCCGCCCCTGCTGCTACTGCCTACGCCTGTGGCGTCAAAGCAGTGACCAAAAATATCGGCGTTATGCCCCAAAAGGCTGGCATGCCTGGGGTTCCCGCAATTGTTCGCGGAGAAGAAAATCGTCCCATTGCCAATGTTTTTGAAGCAGCTCGTTTGATAGGCAAATCTACTGGTCTTGTTTTTACCTGTGAAGCACCGCACGCTACCCCTGCTGCCTATTCTGCCCATTCTCCAGACAGAAAACTCTACGACGACATCCTTGAACAACAAGTGTATACGGGTCTAGATGTAGTTTTTGGCGGTGGATGGAAATTTATGACCTCCGAAACACGCCAAGACAAAGAAAACCTCCTTGCCATCGTACAAAGCAATTATATTTATATCTCAAATAGGGCTCAACTCCTCGCCCTGCGACCTGGTAAAAAGGTATGGGGAATGTTTGCTCCCGTAGATCTTCCCTACGAGATCGATAGAGATAAGGAAAAAGACCCTTCTTTAGCAGAAATGACAGCAAAAGCCATTGAAGTTCTCTCAGCAAACCCAAAAGGTTTTGTCTTAATGGTAGAAGGAAGTAAGATTGACTGGGCTGCTCATGCCAATGATCCCGTTGCTCTTATCCACGATATTTTGGCATTTGATGAAGCTGTTCGTACAGCCAAAGAATTCGCCCAAAAAGACAAAAATACCGTTGTCATCGTGTTGACCGATCACGGCAACGGTGGTATCACTATCGGAAATTCCTCTTCTGATAATAGTTATGATAAACTAAAGATTCATGATGTTTTTCGGTTTATCAAATCAGCCAAAACAAGTGGTGAAAATTTAAAAAATCTCATTGCTTCAAACTCTTCTCCAAAAGAAATCCGAAAAACCGTAGCTTCCTACTATGGCATTCCCGACCTCAGTGATGAAGAAGTCCAAGAGATTCAAAAGGCCTCCACCAAAGGGAGCCCTTCTCTGAGCTATATCGTAGGTCCTATGTTAAGTAAACGTTCCTATATTGGATGGACAACCCATGGACATACCGGTGAAGATGTTCCCCTCTTCATCTATTCACCACGGAACGATCATCCCACGGGTACGCTTGAAAACACACAAATAGCTGTCCTCACAGCAAACTATCTGAGAGTTTCTCTCTCAGAAACAACACGCCGACTCTTTGTAGAAGCTATTCCTGAGTTTGAGAAAAAGGGAGCTTCTGTTGAAACCGATACCACTGACCCCAATAACCCTGTGCTCACTGTGAAAAAAGGGAATACTACTCTTCGTTTCCCTGTAAACAAAAACATAGCCTTTATCAACAATCAGACTGTCACTCTCCCAGGCGTGACTGTGTACATCAACAAAAAGTGGTATCTCAGTCAGGACGGCTTAAACCTGCTCAAATAA
- a CDS encoding SPOR domain-containing protein: protein MADVDIMDLFDKEFVTGEETPPLRSSSIPDYKPSRSYQTQNTRQNGEVLTSKKSIDEIKREPSLSPTSNDIDEKLVWVGAIFVFFGVFAFLLGYWLGNMKEKEITQLRKEKQTTLTQQIEEKKTEIALKQNALPVQQAVEVVQPVPTPAPQASTPAPTVQEVPVVPSLTETTQPKTTSQPRTQTKPPSQSQTTVQTTTTQTTKPSPQTTTSSGGSYTIQISAHTDLTKAQAVETQLRKSGFSPYIVESVLNEVTYYRVRVGSYGSKAEAETALAKLKQLSLAKDAYILSLK from the coding sequence ATGGCAGATGTCGATATTATGGATCTCTTTGATAAAGAATTTGTCACAGGAGAGGAAACACCACCACTCCGATCGTCGAGCATCCCCGACTATAAACCAAGTCGCTCGTATCAAACACAAAACACCAGACAAAACGGTGAAGTTCTCACCTCAAAAAAATCTATCGACGAGATAAAAAGAGAACCATCACTTTCACCAACATCCAATGATATTGACGAAAAGCTTGTCTGGGTTGGTGCTATCTTTGTCTTTTTTGGGGTTTTTGCCTTTTTATTGGGATACTGGCTCGGTAATATGAAAGAAAAAGAAATCACCCAGCTCCGCAAAGAAAAACAAACTACCCTGACCCAGCAAATTGAAGAAAAGAAAACAGAGATTGCACTTAAACAAAATGCTCTGCCGGTACAACAGGCTGTGGAGGTAGTACAGCCCGTTCCAACCCCGGCGCCACAAGCATCAACACCGGCACCCACTGTGCAAGAGGTTCCTGTAGTTCCCTCTCTCACTGAAACAACCCAGCCAAAAACCACCTCCCAACCCAGGACGCAAACCAAACCTCCTTCCCAATCTCAAACCACCGTTCAGACAACTACCACGCAAACCACAAAACCATCCCCACAAACGACTACTTCTTCAGGGGGTTCCTATACCATCCAGATCTCTGCTCATACGGATCTCACAAAGGCTCAAGCTGTAGAAACACAACTCCGAAAGTCTGGCTTTAGTCCCTACATCGTAGAGTCAGTTCTCAATGAGGTTACCTATTATCGTGTCCGTGTAGGAAGCTATGGATCTAAAGCCGAAGCCGAGACAGCCCTGGCTAAACTTAAACAACTCTCGCTCGCCAAAGATGCCTACATCCTCTCTCTCAAATAG
- the ilvD gene encoding dihydroxy-acid dehydratase: MRSDAVKKGFQRSPHRSLFRAMGFDDWELERPLIGIVNSFNETIPGHIHLNKIADAVKRGVYAAGGMPVEFNTIGVCDGIAMGHKGMKYSLPSRELIADSIEIMVEAYQFDGLVFIASCDKIIPGMLIAAMRMNLPSIFVSGGPMLPGNLAQNKKVDLSTVFEAVGKYAKKEISDDELLELECQACPGEGSCSGMFTANTMSNLSEALGISLPFNGSAPAVFADRIRIAKKSGLKIVELVEKNIRARDIMTRKAFENAIALDMALGGSTNTTLHLPAIAYYGEVDLELKDFAPFTEKVPHLTTISPAGPHHILDLYRAGGVPAVLAELAKKKLIHLDTMTVNGKTLGDTLKEYRAGIKDPSVIRPIDQPVHEKGGLAVLTGNLAPDGCIVKQAAVDPSMLHHKGPARVFNSEEEAVEALLKGKIKKGDVIVIRYEGPKGGPGMREMLAPTSTVAGLGLDKEVALITDGRFSGATRGASIGHISPEAAAGGLIGLIEEGDMIEIDIPNRQINLLVDETEIARRKEKFQPLSPKITTGYLVRYAQHVTSANKGGVFEKR; encoded by the coding sequence ATGCGTAGTGATGCGGTAAAAAAGGGTTTTCAACGTTCACCACATCGGTCACTTTTCAGGGCCATGGGTTTTGACGATTGGGAACTGGAACGTCCCTTAATCGGTATTGTAAACTCTTTTAACGAAACGATCCCCGGACACATTCATTTGAACAAGATTGCCGATGCGGTAAAAAGGGGGGTGTATGCAGCCGGTGGTATGCCGGTGGAATTCAATACTATCGGAGTATGTGATGGTATTGCCATGGGTCACAAGGGGATGAAGTACTCCCTTCCCTCGAGAGAGTTGATAGCCGATTCGATTGAGATTATGGTTGAGGCCTACCAGTTTGATGGGTTGGTTTTTATTGCCTCGTGTGATAAAATTATTCCCGGAATGCTGATTGCAGCCATGCGAATGAATCTACCCTCTATCTTTGTAAGCGGCGGACCAATGCTTCCTGGAAACCTTGCGCAAAATAAAAAAGTTGATCTCAGTACCGTCTTTGAAGCTGTTGGGAAATACGCGAAAAAGGAAATCTCAGATGATGAGCTTCTCGAACTTGAGTGTCAGGCATGCCCCGGAGAGGGATCCTGTTCCGGGATGTTTACGGCCAACACGATGAGTAACCTTTCTGAAGCCCTGGGTATTTCCCTTCCGTTTAATGGAAGTGCTCCTGCAGTATTTGCAGACAGGATCCGTATTGCTAAAAAGTCCGGTCTTAAAATTGTAGAGCTGGTGGAAAAAAATATTCGAGCTCGTGACATCATGACCAGAAAAGCTTTTGAAAATGCGATTGCTCTGGATATGGCTCTCGGCGGTTCAACCAATACCACGCTTCATCTTCCTGCCATTGCTTATTATGGTGAGGTAGATCTGGAACTTAAAGATTTTGCTCCGTTTACTGAAAAGGTTCCCCATCTCACGACAATTTCCCCTGCCGGGCCACACCATATTCTTGATCTCTATCGTGCAGGTGGTGTTCCTGCAGTTCTTGCAGAGCTCGCCAAGAAAAAGCTTATCCATCTCGATACAATGACGGTCAATGGTAAAACCCTTGGTGATACGCTTAAAGAATATCGTGCAGGTATCAAGGATCCTTCTGTCATTCGTCCTATCGATCAGCCTGTTCATGAGAAGGGGGGACTCGCTGTCCTTACGGGAAATCTTGCTCCCGATGGGTGTATCGTAAAACAGGCAGCCGTGGACCCAAGCATGCTTCATCACAAAGGCCCTGCCCGTGTGTTTAACAGTGAGGAAGAGGCTGTGGAGGCTCTGCTCAAAGGCAAGATCAAAAAAGGTGACGTCATTGTGATCCGTTATGAAGGACCAAAGGGTGGACCAGGGATGCGAGAGATGCTTGCTCCTACTTCCACAGTGGCGGGTCTTGGCTTGGACAAGGAAGTTGCTCTGATTACTGACGGACGTTTCAGTGGGGCAACACGAGGGGCTTCTATAGGGCACATTTCGCCTGAAGCAGCTGCTGGAGGACTTATTGGCTTGATCGAAGAGGGAGATATGATTGAAATAGACATTCCCAATCGTCAGATTAATCTCCTGGTCGATGAGACTGAGATTGCTCGAAGAAAAGAGAAATTTCAGCCACTTTCTCCAAAAATTACCACTGGTTATCTGGTACGTTATGCACAGCATGTTACCTCTGCGAACAAGGGAGGAGTGTTTGAGAAAAGGTAA
- a CDS encoding HAMP domain-containing protein, producing MKQTNKKMRWRYFIDKPFQIRFIARFSFLIILGLVVSLLSMGIFYRQRYSKNLFYQVKNVEEFQEMIKTNPDLPYYVVFDMSRSYNEFQIQMWPMIWLSVLYLVLIAVFGLFISHKMAGPIYRIKKTLDEATEGKIDIKTVEFRLRKQDELHDVVKSLNRFLDKINKS from the coding sequence GTGAAACAGACAAATAAGAAAATGCGCTGGAGATATTTTATCGACAAACCCTTTCAGATCAGGTTTATTGCGAGATTTTCTTTTCTAATCATTTTAGGACTTGTTGTTTCTCTGCTTTCTATGGGTATATTCTATAGGCAGCGGTATTCGAAAAATCTCTTTTATCAGGTAAAGAATGTAGAAGAGTTTCAGGAGATGATAAAAACCAATCCCGATCTTCCTTACTATGTGGTTTTTGATATGAGTAGATCCTACAATGAATTTCAGATTCAGATGTGGCCAATGATATGGCTCAGTGTGTTGTATCTGGTGCTTATAGCTGTTTTTGGGCTTTTTATTTCTCACAAGATGGCCGGGCCTATCTATCGTATTAAAAAGACATTGGATGAAGCTACGGAAGGCAAGATTGATATTAAGACGGTGGAGTTTCGTCTGCGTAAACAAGATGAGCTTCACGATGTGGTGAAGAGTCTCAATCGATTCCTTGACAAGATTAATAAGTCATAG
- the murA gene encoding UDP-N-acetylglucosamine 1-carboxyvinyltransferase: MDKYVIHGQHRLQGTVSISGAKNSSLPLMAASLLTAEPVILHNVPYLMDIRTMVSLLTQLGKSISYLDPHTIKIEEKSAEPYEAPYDIVRKMRASIAVLGPLLGRRGKARVSFPGGCTIGPRPIDLHIKGMKALGAEITIEEGYINATCPELKGCQMNLLGSFGPSVLGTENVMMAAVLAKGTTIIEGAAAEPEVADLANFLNQMGANITGAGTSIITIEGVDSLHGVEYTTIPDRIEAGTFIAAAGITGGEIRIENACVHHLAEPIEIFSRAGVEIEILSDTTLIARGKNIRPIEVETKPYPFFPTDLQAQLMALVTLSDGISIISEKIFPDRFLHAAELCRMGADIHIDGAVAVVKGVPYLSGAAIMASDLRAGAGLVLAGLAARGKTEVLRIYHIDRGYEHFEEKLRALGADIERRPQEE, translated from the coding sequence ATGGATAAGTATGTTATTCACGGTCAACATCGACTTCAAGGCACTGTTTCTATAAGTGGAGCCAAAAACTCCTCCCTTCCACTTATGGCAGCATCACTCCTCACGGCAGAGCCTGTCATTCTTCACAATGTGCCATATCTCATGGATATTCGGACAATGGTTTCTCTTCTCACCCAGTTAGGGAAATCCATTTCTTACCTTGATCCCCACACGATAAAAATTGAAGAAAAATCTGCAGAGCCATATGAAGCACCCTACGACATTGTTCGCAAAATGCGTGCTTCTATCGCTGTTCTCGGTCCCCTTTTGGGGCGCCGTGGAAAAGCAAGGGTTTCTTTCCCTGGAGGATGCACCATTGGACCCCGTCCTATTGATCTCCATATCAAAGGCATGAAAGCTCTCGGCGCAGAAATCACCATCGAAGAAGGTTACATCAACGCCACCTGTCCAGAACTCAAAGGATGTCAGATGAACCTTCTTGGAAGTTTTGGTCCCAGTGTTCTGGGAACTGAAAATGTTATGATGGCTGCCGTCCTTGCAAAGGGCACAACCATCATTGAGGGTGCTGCCGCAGAACCAGAAGTAGCCGACCTCGCCAATTTTCTCAACCAGATGGGAGCAAACATCACAGGGGCTGGAACAAGTATTATCACTATCGAGGGCGTTGATTCTCTCCACGGTGTAGAATACACGACCATCCCTGATAGAATTGAGGCGGGAACATTCATCGCCGCAGCAGGCATTACGGGGGGAGAAATCAGGATAGAGAATGCCTGTGTTCATCATCTCGCGGAACCCATCGAGATTTTCTCCAGGGCAGGGGTAGAGATTGAGATTCTCTCCGATACTACCCTCATCGCTCGAGGCAAAAATATCCGTCCTATTGAGGTAGAGACCAAACCTTACCCCTTCTTCCCAACTGATCTTCAAGCACAATTAATGGCTCTCGTCACCCTTTCGGATGGGATCAGCATCATCTCAGAAAAAATCTTCCCAGATCGTTTTCTCCATGCCGCAGAACTTTGCCGTATGGGCGCCGACATCCACATTGATGGTGCGGTTGCCGTCGTAAAAGGGGTTCCTTACCTTTCTGGGGCTGCCATCATGGCATCTGATCTCCGTGCCGGGGCAGGACTTGTCCTCGCAGGCCTTGCTGCACGCGGTAAGACAGAGGTACTCCGTATTTACCATATCGATCGTGGCTACGAACACTTTGAAGAAAAACTTCGTGCCCTTGGAGCTGATATCGAGAGACGTCCCCAGGAGGAATAA
- a CDS encoding TraB/GumN family protein, protein MLKEQLAPNIIKLTLQERQIILLGTAHIFEDSVNQVKEWIENYQPDSVYVELCEARYQALSSHDRWKNLDIIQVIKSGQGFLLLASLLLSGLQKKMGIQLDEEVGEDMLSAIRLSQEKNIPFILADRDLNTTLRRTWQLASFKDKMRILEILFESLFEDETISEEDIKNMLGEGNLYTTMMNELGKSLPAVKRVLIDERNHYIAQKILSGPGKRCLVVIGRGHLEGIVEALEEPSRLPPLETLDNLPQKTSPGHWIGWGILVLFLGLVITGFFKGGSTVALSMIKEWIIINGTGAALGCLLALAHPVTILSSWIIAPITSLNPFVGAGMFLALIETFFHKPRVKDFENLPQDITSFKGFWNNRVTKILLVFVTGSLGSAIGTFVSIPWMSRLLK, encoded by the coding sequence ATGCTAAAAGAACAGCTTGCTCCAAACATCATCAAGCTCACGCTTCAGGAAAGACAGATCATTCTCCTGGGGACAGCCCACATCTTTGAGGATAGTGTCAATCAAGTAAAAGAGTGGATAGAAAACTACCAGCCTGACAGTGTTTACGTAGAACTCTGCGAAGCCCGCTATCAAGCACTCTCTTCACATGATCGCTGGAAAAACCTCGATATCATTCAAGTGATCAAATCAGGACAGGGGTTTCTCCTCCTTGCCTCACTTCTCCTTAGTGGCTTACAAAAAAAGATGGGTATCCAGCTTGATGAAGAGGTTGGAGAGGATATGCTTTCCGCTATACGACTCTCACAGGAAAAAAATATTCCTTTCATACTTGCCGACAGGGATCTCAATACCACCCTTCGCAGAACCTGGCAACTCGCCTCTTTCAAAGACAAAATGCGAATACTCGAAATTCTTTTTGAGAGCCTCTTTGAAGACGAAACCATTTCCGAAGAAGATATAAAAAACATGCTCGGGGAAGGAAATCTTTACACCACCATGATGAATGAACTGGGAAAATCTCTGCCTGCCGTCAAGCGTGTCCTCATCGACGAGCGAAACCACTACATAGCACAAAAAATCCTCTCCGGACCAGGCAAGCGGTGTCTTGTAGTTATTGGAAGAGGTCACCTCGAAGGTATAGTTGAAGCCCTGGAAGAACCCTCACGCCTCCCCCCTCTCGAAACGCTTGACAACCTTCCTCAAAAAACATCTCCAGGACACTGGATTGGATGGGGAATACTTGTCTTATTTCTTGGATTGGTGATAACCGGATTTTTCAAAGGAGGCTCAACCGTAGCCCTCTCCATGATCAAAGAATGGATCATCATCAATGGAACAGGCGCTGCCCTTGGATGTCTTCTTGCCCTTGCCCATCCTGTCACCATCCTGAGTAGCTGGATTATTGCTCCCATTACAAGCCTCAATCCTTTCGTAGGAGCAGGGATGTTTCTCGCTCTTATCGAAACCTTCTTCCACAAACCGAGAGTAAAAGACTTTGAAAACCTCCCCCAGGACATCACCAGTTTCAAGGGTTTCTGGAACAACCGTGTCACCAAAATTTTACTTGTCTTTGTAACCGGTTCTCTTGGCTCAGCTATAGGAACCTTTGTCAGTATCCCCTGGATGTCCAGACTTCTCAAATAA
- the purE gene encoding 5-(carboxyamino)imidazole ribonucleotide mutase codes for MPSPLVAIIMGSDSDLEIMKDAALVLEEMHIPYEIHILSAHRTPFQAMQYAQEASSKGIEVIIAGAGAAAHLAGVIAAVTELPVIGVPTKSSYLQGLDSLLSMVQMPGGIPVATVAINQAKNAGLLAVSILGIKYPEYREAYKTYKKKLEEEVLAKDKKLTTKGWQAYLEEKKK; via the coding sequence ATGCCATCTCCTCTCGTCGCTATTATCATGGGAAGTGATTCGGATCTCGAGATCATGAAAGACGCAGCACTCGTTTTAGAAGAAATGCATATTCCTTATGAAATTCACATCCTTTCAGCCCACAGAACACCTTTCCAGGCCATGCAATACGCACAAGAAGCTTCTTCAAAAGGGATAGAGGTGATTATTGCGGGTGCTGGGGCTGCTGCCCACCTCGCAGGGGTGATTGCCGCGGTGACAGAGCTTCCTGTCATTGGTGTGCCCACCAAAAGCTCCTACCTTCAGGGGCTTGATTCCCTTCTGTCCATGGTACAGATGCCAGGAGGTATCCCTGTAGCCACGGTCGCCATCAACCAGGCCAAAAACGCAGGACTTTTGGCCGTAAGCATTCTCGGCATCAAATACCCTGAATATCGTGAAGCCTATAAAACCTATAAGAAAAAACTCGAAGAAGAAGTTCTCGCCAAAGACAAAAAACTCACGACAAAAGGCTGGCAAGCCTATCTCGAGGAAAAAAAGAAATGA
- the lpxC gene encoding UDP-3-O-acyl-N-acetylglucosamine deacetylase — MKRKQKTLRSSVRFEGIGLHTGETSTIEVHPASENTGLVFVTRYKGKDRVLPYTIDYITDTRNNITVSDGVVSYKTVEHMMAALYGLGISNAILEFTGPEMPIMDGSAGPFVEAFMKAGVIEQDAYRPTLRLMESLWVTKEDKFLVGLPFYGLKINYTISFPNSPIGTQTFQLNMVEEEAFSSIFQARTFGFVEDLDYYQKNGLVLGGGFENVHVYSRRENRSVNGARYDDEPVRHKILDLLGALALLPYDLEGFLVSYKGGHALDVDFVRVLSEYAVKTTELQPVFSEGYSYQVSTLLNLEPTAVHLAS, encoded by the coding sequence ATGAAAAGAAAACAAAAGACACTTCGTTCTTCTGTTCGGTTTGAAGGGATCGGGCTCCATACCGGCGAAACAAGCACAATAGAGGTTCATCCGGCTTCTGAGAATACAGGATTGGTTTTTGTGACGAGATATAAAGGCAAGGACAGGGTGCTGCCTTATACGATTGATTATATTACCGATACGAGGAATAATATCACCGTATCGGACGGTGTGGTCTCTTATAAAACAGTGGAGCATATGATGGCTGCACTCTATGGCCTGGGGATATCCAATGCTATTCTCGAGTTTACAGGCCCTGAAATGCCCATTATGGATGGGAGTGCGGGTCCTTTTGTGGAGGCTTTTATGAAGGCCGGGGTTATCGAGCAAGATGCGTATCGACCGACGCTTCGTCTTATGGAGTCTCTCTGGGTTACGAAAGAAGATAAGTTTCTTGTGGGGTTGCCTTTTTATGGGTTGAAGATTAATTATACTATTTCTTTTCCCAATTCCCCTATTGGAACCCAGACCTTTCAGCTAAATATGGTTGAAGAAGAGGCTTTTTCCTCTATTTTCCAGGCAAGGACATTTGGTTTTGTAGAGGATCTTGACTATTATCAAAAGAATGGGCTTGTACTTGGTGGTGGTTTTGAGAATGTTCATGTCTATAGCCGCAGGGAAAACCGTTCTGTGAATGGGGCACGCTATGATGATGAGCCAGTAAGGCACAAGATTCTTGATTTACTGGGAGCATTGGCTCTTTTACCATACGATCTTGAGGGTTTCTTGGTTTCTTACAAGGGTGGACATGCTCTGGATGTAGATTTTGTACGAGTTCTCTCAGAATACGCTGTGAAGACGACAGAACTTCAGCCTGTGTTCAGTGAAGGATATTCCTATCAGGTTTCTACCCTTCTTAATCTGGAACCGACTGCGGTTCATCTTGCTTCCTGA
- the gmk gene encoding guanylate kinase, with product MKTGIVIISGPSGVGKTTLYKRLLAEFPERLAFSVSATTRKPRPGEVHGVDYYFYTREDFEKAKENGEFAEWAEVYGNYYGTLKSELEQIMSEGKTALLDVDVQGGMSIKKAFPEAFLVFIKPPSIEELRKRIQKRCSDDPETIERRLKQASEEMKKADFYSVQIENRDLEEAYQYLKSVLSTYLF from the coding sequence ATGAAAACAGGGATTGTGATAATTTCAGGCCCATCTGGTGTAGGCAAGACCACACTTTATAAAAGACTTTTAGCAGAGTTTCCTGAGAGACTCGCTTTTTCTGTTTCGGCAACGACGAGAAAACCGCGACCGGGTGAGGTTCATGGAGTAGACTACTATTTTTATACGAGAGAAGATTTTGAAAAAGCAAAGGAGAATGGAGAATTTGCGGAATGGGCTGAGGTGTACGGTAACTATTATGGTACGCTTAAGTCTGAGTTAGAGCAGATCATGTCAGAGGGTAAGACAGCCTTACTGGATGTTGATGTTCAGGGAGGAATGAGTATCAAGAAAGCCTTTCCTGAGGCTTTTCTGGTTTTTATTAAACCGCCTTCTATCGAGGAACTGAGAAAAAGGATTCAGAAACGCTGCAGTGACGATCCCGAGACTATCGAGAGAAGGCTTAAACAAGCTTCTGAAGAAATGAAAAAAGCAGATTTTTATAGTGTACAAATTGAAAATAGAGATCTTGAAGAAGCGTACCAATATTTGAAATCGGTTTTGTCTACATATCTTTTTTAG
- a CDS encoding YicC/YloC family endoribonuclease, whose amino-acid sequence MLRSMTGYARSFVTYEDFDVEIELKSVNSRYFEFRLLGTALPAEWENEFRQQVFAVLKRGKIDLFMRVVEKSAKNSKVVLNMELAQQYYEALLSLSKKLGIATELTLRDLLSLGLIVEVEKLDADVYLFERLKVILDDVLTKITEMMRIEGQKTVQDIQQSLGKIQQALEVIETRYPESLSRYQQELQKKLLEFSQSLGESTLELLQNRLLLEMELVASRVAINEEIVRLKSHLHQFLLILEGKLIGDGKKLDFIAQEMNRETNTIASKSQDYEIAQATIEIKGEIEKIREQLRNLE is encoded by the coding sequence ATGCTTCGTAGTATGACGGGCTATGCTAGAAGCTTTGTGACATATGAAGACTTTGATGTGGAGATTGAGCTCAAAAGTGTCAATTCACGATATTTTGAGTTTCGTTTGTTGGGGACAGCACTTCCTGCAGAGTGGGAAAACGAATTTCGTCAGCAGGTATTCGCGGTATTAAAGAGGGGAAAGATAGATCTCTTTATGAGAGTGGTTGAAAAGAGCGCGAAAAACTCAAAAGTTGTTCTCAATATGGAGCTTGCCCAGCAGTATTATGAAGCTTTGCTGTCTCTTTCAAAGAAACTGGGGATAGCAACAGAGCTTACCTTGAGGGATCTTTTGTCTCTGGGACTCATTGTTGAAGTGGAGAAACTCGATGCGGATGTGTATCTTTTTGAACGATTGAAGGTAATTCTGGATGATGTGCTCACAAAAATTACAGAAATGATGCGCATCGAAGGGCAAAAAACAGTTCAGGATATTCAACAGTCTCTTGGCAAGATTCAGCAGGCTTTAGAAGTAATTGAGACAAGGTATCCGGAAAGTTTAAGTCGTTATCAACAGGAACTCCAGAAGAAACTTCTCGAATTTTCCCAGTCTCTGGGGGAAAGTACCTTAGAACTTTTACAAAATCGTTTGCTGTTAGAGATGGAGCTGGTTGCCTCTCGCGTAGCCATTAACGAGGAAATAGTCAGGCTTAAGAGCCATCTTCACCAGTTTTTGCTGATCCTTGAAGGGAAACTCATAGGAGATGGGAAGAAACTGGATTTTATTGCTCAGGAGATGAATCGAGAGACCAATACTATAGCTTCCAAGTCACAGGATTATGAGATTGCCCAGGCTACGATAGAAATTAAAGGAGAGATTGAGAAAATACGGGAACAGTTAAGGAACCTCGAATGA